From a region of the Methanobrevibacter thaueri genome:
- the uvrC gene encoding excinuclease ABC subunit UvrC: protein MSTKVKSPDNLPNKPGVYIMRDETDTIIYIGKAKNLIKRVKSYFREKLDRPKTQILMSHFDSLEYIVTNSEKEALILEATLIKKHRPRYNVQLKDDKRYPYVKITDEEFPRLVITRNVTKNGVYFGPFTDVGSVKQTVKFLKSLFKIRTCRNMNGPCLNSQIDLCYAPCDGKISKEEYSEIISKIDLFFQGKYSTIVRNLKKEMMQAAENEEFEKAAVIRDQIASIEEIMEKQFVDLVDDDLDQDVIAIAPGENEVVVIIMPIRNGKIVGRDDFLMSASQYDSPSEIMFAFIQQYYGYNRHIPKQILLDEEIDEVELLEDWLSDLRGNKVKIKVPQKGVKLRLVKMAKKNAEIIKHQKKKMEDALIELKKYLKLEKMPRVIEGYDISNISGKFAVGSKVSFKDGKPNKKMYKHFRMETPGPNDFAMMEELLTRRLKMVNRDPEPDLIVIDGGKGQLGMACGVLEKLDLTHIPIIGLAKEFEEIFIPNSSRPIIIPKNNKALHLLQQVRDESHRFAITYHRKLRSKDIQASSLDDIVGVGKKRKIALLKEFGTLENIKKASVEQLAKTEGMNLKTAQNVYDYYH from the coding sequence ATGTCAACCAAAGTTAAATCTCCTGACAATTTGCCGAATAAGCCTGGCGTATACATCATGCGCGATGAGACAGACACAATAATCTATATTGGAAAGGCAAAGAATCTCATTAAAAGGGTAAAGTCTTATTTTAGGGAAAAGCTCGACAGGCCGAAAACCCAAATACTTATGAGCCATTTCGACAGCCTGGAGTACATTGTTACCAACTCCGAGAAGGAGGCGTTGATTCTAGAGGCCACATTGATAAAGAAACACCGCCCGAGATATAATGTTCAACTTAAGGATGATAAGAGATATCCATATGTCAAAATCACCGATGAGGAGTTTCCGAGACTTGTCATTACACGTAACGTGACAAAAAACGGAGTCTATTTCGGACCGTTCACAGATGTGGGCTCGGTCAAGCAGACTGTCAAGTTTCTAAAGTCCCTATTTAAGATAAGGACCTGCCGCAACATGAACGGCCCATGCCTGAATTCCCAAATCGACCTGTGCTATGCTCCATGTGATGGAAAAATCAGCAAGGAGGAATATTCTGAAATCATCAGCAAGATTGATTTGTTCTTCCAGGGCAAGTACTCCACAATCGTCAGGAACCTTAAAAAGGAGATGATGCAGGCTGCAGAAAATGAGGAATTTGAAAAGGCAGCCGTCATAAGGGACCAGATTGCATCAATTGAAGAGATAATGGAAAAGCAGTTTGTCGACTTGGTCGATGATGATTTGGACCAGGACGTAATAGCAATTGCTCCCGGTGAAAATGAGGTTGTGGTCATCATAATGCCAATTCGGAACGGAAAGATTGTGGGGCGTGACGACTTCCTGATGAGCGCTTCCCAGTATGACTCACCGTCCGAAATCATGTTCGCTTTCATTCAGCAGTATTACGGTTACAATCGCCATATTCCGAAGCAGATTCTTTTGGATGAGGAGATTGATGAGGTTGAGCTGCTTGAGGATTGGCTAAGCGATTTGAGAGGAAACAAGGTTAAAATCAAGGTGCCTCAAAAGGGTGTTAAGCTAAGGCTTGTCAAGATGGCCAAGAAGAATGCTGAAATCATCAAGCATCAGAAGAAAAAGATGGAAGACGCATTGATAGAGCTCAAAAAATACCTCAAGCTTGAAAAGATGCCTCGTGTGATTGAGGGATACGATATCAGTAACATTTCAGGCAAGTTTGCCGTGGGTTCGAAGGTATCATTCAAGGACGGAAAGCCCAACAAAAAGATGTATAAACATTTCCGTATGGAAACCCCTGGACCGAACGATTTTGCCATGATGGAGGAACTTTTGACCCGCAGATTGAAAATGGTCAACAGGGATCCCGAACCAGACCTTATAGTCATTGATGGAGGTAAGGGACAGCTGGGCATGGCATGTGGTGTTTTGGAGAAATTGGATCTCACTCATATTCCAATCATTGGTCTTGCAAAGGAGTTTGAGGAGATATTTATTCCAAATTCATCTCGTCCGATTATAATTCCTAAAAACAATAAAGCTCTGCATTTGCTTCAGCAAGTGAGGGATGAATCACACAGATTTGCAATAACCTATCATAGAAAACTCCGCAGTAAGGATATTCAAGCCTCTTCTCTCGACGATATTGTTGGCGTCGGTAAAAAAAGAAAAATAGCTCTTTTGAAAGAATTTGGAACCTTGGAAAACATCAAAAAAGCATCAGTAGAGCAATTAGCCAAAACCGAGGGCATGAATTTAAAAACGGCTCAAAATGTCTATGATTATTACCACTAA
- a CDS encoding DUF3320 domain-containing protein → MLNKSSNLIEREFKNLRKELLDLTLRNQLLNFKSRAKTITIVNQSPLNLFQTLVLQENKMYFVANKKDKKEDKSSVWDHIPFDFSKFSEGDKKLATDLTPKELQKRLYYINNQAKTMLQEQGYNILYLAIGFLEWKDKSKPRQKNKAPLVLIPVAIERRKVGESFNLEWTGEDIQTNISLKAKLLEAGIELPDFEFKRYGEVIDHYIASVKRAVSRMDGWDVTNNVALGFFSFTKFVMYNDLNPEAWADNVDLTKNELIQAIFNPAKNDQEAFREEDIDSRLEYQNMYQVLDADSSQIAAIQDVKAGRNLVVEGPPGTGKSQTIVNLIAELLAEGKSVLFVSEKMAALDVVKDRLTAVGLGKFVLELHSHKTRRKKFLKDLQKATNVRAQEPLNIDQTIRKLETLRRQLDDYSQIIHMPAFAVNLSPFQLYGMKEGADDHFARKGTLMPLVRFENPESITLKDLDDMKISLENLAELYQTISKENPWSKCAPKSLLPADLREIEMLINDTLHALDNFLVERGRVYDIYGIKKPDTLNEFQNSLSAFEIIKSQNAELIDGSIIKSGAWNNNNDDAFRLIIELQKYQKYAGALTKFNQSIFQANIDMLIYELQQLSTKKFRFFNNKQHIELVERYYAVPVPNSIDEIIRDLQQAKAVIKIRKNLEANEALGRKYYGGYWHLNANPNDLKAIASWMNEFTALVREGTFSQNTIDLMSKDMFDIKPERDLAEYIDSGEEFVRVLSRLKDKLNPRSKLIFKRETGDVPFEAWREQLYNWRGQLSSLHLWSQYLNTKNALKSSNAKMFVDSIEKRNINKYDIEALVEGNFADSLLNILFVENHELATFVGELHENRIREFKDLDKKILTLNRKRIYHKLNSNIPKIFGGTENPQAKILAGEFTRKSGHMPVRKLLEKAGGMIKQIKPCFMMSPLSIAQYLDPTNEELQFDVVIFDEASQVKPEDALGAFMRGKTAVVMGDTQQLPPTSFFDQMSDAESDEEEATSLDMESILHLCKLSFPVKMLKWHYRSRHESLITVSNREFYDDDLLVYPSPSHSDPELGLKFRYNPDTEYLRGASSKNPLEAKDVVEEIFNHFRKYGDTKSLGVGTFSVAQKNAILEELEVKRKEHPEFEPLFSDNRDERFFVKNLETIQGDERDVILISIGYGYDQDHKMSLNFGPLNQDGGERRLNVLITRAREKCVVFSNFKAYDMNLTANPPYGVKSLKEFLEYAENLTLGTNTVSEYSKEPFEDAIASFLEENGYTVDRQIGCAGFRVDLAIVDDENPGKYILGITTDGKMYSSSKVARDRDRLREQVLTGLGWRLYHLWSTDWYRNRDLGRKKLLENVEKSIREAREEERRKSEAEKKLAEQRRREAEKKAEELRIAREKEEAERKAQEESEEIPPEDIGPEDFVEVEKAEDDILERPIDVGELDPEEFFKEVAAEEVETPVEPAINDDNPSQSSGSEFVEVADDEDDGFKAEETKSEFVEVENTDFDELNISETPKVKEDESNEKDFDSEVWESDEGVAPEDNAEVWEDEKDYSDDNVSQSVDVEDGVSQEDDLDGDVSQSVDVEDGVSQEDDLDEDVSPSVDVEDETSEEDIPEEEHHVSFKDKVKSFLNPGHSLLDDSIVDEENVEEKDGEKESFFSSLKFKKDLDGDSDLESQESDESSEEVKEEPEDIVDSSQDEKVDLGDDDDYIIVDHSDDEVTEEVKETPKVKFDKKIEKPVKEEFVEPEVVDEPEVVDEPVKEEFVEPEVVDEPVKEEFVEPAVVSEPVKEEFVEPEVVDEPVKEEPVSEASEDKVDLGPDDNYIYVDHSHDDERVYPEEEKIEFGFDNDYQDDEIKDEPVEDEATDNQESETTSQEIGEKLRHKPRRNLHVKSRISDVVMGETRLKPEEVKTVRGEFIEEDDEPLHKPAPRDDYVVEAEIVDDDDEELNIFNDNFSDSDKDDEFYFDEENEELNIFNDELPDMNNDKGSDDDVLHIVDNAKKEYLDDIFVGEEIKTETDSQAPQENDIQMEREVPDIEEPQDEIQNEEPVDENEAQVTQEEAGDGVTYYQGSNDVTSKLRKNNFYYEEERPRSVKESIQGIKKDMRYINKSLKEIENPTQIDYVSVVDRTEEYNPADYLNMPSDDDSDLIIQREEELTFAEKEEQRIEKELNGDALNNEINGDEDVIIPVHQQFQKEELRDQALENIIQSADEDYKEIEKERFQRNNTLKSFDDHKLPGKRPYEDNIVDYVESDDIGLNSSDDLYKQPINKVSDSVKLIVDIEGPIHVNEVINRIKNSCHIKRAGSNLKKTVNSAIVNAENNGEIIRIGDFLYDASNNDVLIRRRNKPNIDLISDEEIAKSIELVLTHKQNITTKQIPKETSRNFGFKSTSKKTASRINSVLDLMIANNRVKIENDFVELK, encoded by the coding sequence ATGTTAAACAAATCATCAAATCTAATCGAAAGAGAATTTAAAAACTTACGTAAGGAGCTATTGGATTTAACATTAAGAAATCAGCTTCTTAACTTTAAATCAAGAGCTAAAACTATCACTATAGTAAATCAATCTCCCTTAAACCTTTTTCAGACATTGGTCCTGCAGGAAAACAAGATGTATTTTGTGGCCAACAAGAAGGACAAGAAGGAAGATAAGTCATCAGTATGGGACCATATTCCGTTTGACTTTTCAAAGTTTTCAGAGGGAGACAAGAAATTAGCAACCGATTTGACCCCAAAAGAGCTCCAGAAAAGATTATATTATATCAATAACCAAGCCAAAACAATGCTTCAGGAGCAAGGTTATAACATCCTCTATCTGGCCATCGGATTTCTGGAATGGAAGGACAAGTCAAAGCCAAGGCAAAAGAACAAGGCGCCATTGGTGCTGATTCCAGTGGCCATTGAGAGAAGAAAGGTTGGAGAGTCATTCAATCTTGAATGGACTGGAGAGGACATCCAGACAAACATTTCACTTAAGGCAAAGCTCCTGGAAGCTGGAATTGAGCTTCCTGACTTTGAGTTCAAGAGGTACGGTGAAGTGATTGACCATTACATCGCCAGCGTGAAAAGGGCGGTTTCCCGTATGGACGGATGGGACGTAACCAACAATGTGGCTTTGGGATTCTTTAGTTTTACAAAATTTGTCATGTACAATGACTTAAACCCGGAAGCATGGGCTGATAATGTCGATTTGACCAAAAACGAATTGATTCAGGCGATTTTTAATCCGGCCAAAAACGACCAGGAAGCGTTCCGTGAAGAGGATATCGACTCAAGGCTGGAATATCAGAACATGTATCAGGTCTTGGACGCCGACTCATCACAGATTGCGGCCATTCAGGACGTTAAGGCAGGAAGAAACCTTGTGGTTGAAGGGCCTCCTGGAACCGGTAAGTCACAGACAATTGTTAACCTTATAGCTGAGCTTTTGGCTGAAGGAAAATCAGTTTTATTCGTATCAGAGAAAATGGCTGCATTGGATGTGGTAAAGGACCGTCTTACAGCAGTGGGACTTGGCAAATTCGTTTTGGAACTGCATTCACACAAGACAAGGCGTAAGAAGTTCCTGAAGGACCTGCAAAAGGCAACAAATGTAAGGGCTCAGGAGCCATTAAACATAGATCAGACCATCCGCAAACTGGAAACCCTACGTCGCCAGCTTGATGATTACTCTCAAATCATTCACATGCCTGCATTCGCAGTCAACCTATCCCCATTCCAATTGTATGGAATGAAGGAAGGGGCAGATGACCATTTTGCCCGTAAAGGCACCTTGATGCCATTGGTCAGGTTTGAAAACCCGGAAAGCATTACATTAAAAGATTTGGATGACATGAAGATTTCCCTGGAAAACCTGGCTGAGCTGTATCAGACCATCTCAAAGGAAAACCCTTGGAGCAAATGCGCGCCGAAAAGTCTTTTGCCTGCCGATTTAAGGGAAATAGAAATGCTCATCAATGATACCCTGCACGCACTGGACAATTTCCTTGTTGAGCGTGGAAGGGTGTATGACATTTATGGAATCAAGAAGCCGGACACATTGAATGAGTTCCAGAATTCACTTTCAGCATTTGAAATAATCAAGTCACAGAATGCCGAACTGATTGACGGCAGCATAATCAAGTCAGGCGCATGGAACAACAATAATGATGATGCTTTCAGACTGATAATTGAGCTGCAGAAGTATCAGAAATACGCCGGAGCCCTAACCAAGTTCAATCAGAGCATCTTCCAGGCAAACATTGACATGCTTATTTACGAATTGCAGCAACTTTCAACCAAGAAGTTCCGTTTCTTCAACAACAAGCAGCACATTGAACTGGTTGAAAGGTATTATGCAGTGCCGGTGCCTAACAGCATCGATGAGATTATAAGGGACCTCCAGCAGGCAAAGGCAGTAATCAAAATCCGCAAGAACCTTGAGGCCAATGAGGCGCTGGGCAGGAAGTATTACGGAGGATACTGGCATTTGAATGCAAACCCTAATGACTTGAAGGCCATTGCAAGCTGGATGAACGAGTTCACAGCCCTTGTGCGTGAGGGAACATTCTCACAGAACACCATAGACCTGATGAGCAAGGACATGTTTGACATCAAGCCGGAACGTGACCTTGCGGAATACATAGATTCAGGTGAGGAATTTGTAAGGGTCCTGTCAAGGCTTAAGGACAAGTTGAATCCTAGAAGCAAGCTAATCTTTAAAAGAGAAACCGGTGATGTGCCGTTTGAGGCATGGAGAGAACAGTTGTATAATTGGAGAGGACAACTATCAAGCCTTCATTTATGGTCACAATACCTTAACACCAAAAACGCCCTTAAGAGCTCCAATGCAAAGATGTTTGTCGATTCAATCGAGAAAAGAAACATCAACAAATATGATATCGAGGCGTTGGTTGAGGGCAATTTTGCAGATTCATTATTAAACATTTTATTTGTAGAAAACCACGAATTGGCAACCTTTGTCGGAGAGTTGCATGAGAACAGAATCCGTGAATTCAAGGATCTGGACAAGAAAATTCTTACATTGAACAGAAAGAGGATTTACCATAAGCTCAACAGCAACATTCCGAAGATATTTGGAGGTACTGAAAATCCACAGGCAAAGATTCTGGCAGGGGAATTCACACGTAAAAGCGGACACATGCCTGTCAGAAAGCTATTGGAAAAGGCCGGTGGAATGATTAAGCAGATTAAACCTTGTTTCATGATGTCTCCATTGTCCATTGCACAATACCTGGACCCGACAAATGAGGAATTGCAATTTGACGTGGTTATCTTTGACGAAGCAAGTCAGGTAAAGCCGGAGGATGCATTAGGAGCATTCATGAGAGGAAAAACCGCAGTCGTAATGGGAGACACACAGCAATTGCCTCCTACATCATTTTTCGACCAGATGTCAGATGCGGAAAGCGATGAGGAAGAAGCGACCTCTCTTGATATGGAAAGCATATTGCACTTGTGTAAGCTGTCCTTCCCGGTTAAGATGCTTAAATGGCACTACCGTTCACGTCACGAGTCACTGATTACAGTGTCAAACCGTGAATTTTATGATGATGACCTATTGGTTTACCCTTCACCTTCACATTCAGACCCTGAACTCGGTTTGAAATTCCGCTATAATCCGGACACAGAATACTTGAGGGGAGCCTCATCCAAAAACCCTCTTGAGGCAAAGGATGTCGTAGAGGAGATTTTCAATCATTTCAGAAAGTATGGGGACACAAAAAGTCTGGGTGTGGGAACATTCTCCGTCGCTCAGAAAAATGCAATTCTAGAGGAATTAGAGGTGAAACGTAAGGAACACCCTGAATTCGAGCCTCTGTTCTCAGACAACAGGGATGAGCGTTTCTTCGTTAAGAACCTTGAGACAATACAGGGAGATGAAAGGGACGTTATCCTAATCAGTATAGGTTACGGTTATGACCAGGACCATAAGATGTCCCTTAACTTCGGTCCTCTAAATCAGGACGGTGGGGAAAGAAGGCTAAACGTATTGATTACACGTGCAAGAGAGAAATGTGTCGTATTTTCAAACTTCAAGGCATATGACATGAACCTGACAGCGAACCCTCCATATGGTGTAAAGTCACTTAAGGAATTTTTGGAATATGCTGAAAACTTAACATTAGGTACAAATACCGTAAGCGAATACTCAAAAGAACCATTTGAAGATGCAATTGCAAGCTTTTTGGAAGAGAACGGCTACACAGTTGACAGGCAAATCGGTTGTGCAGGTTTCAGAGTGGACCTTGCAATTGTTGATGATGAGAATCCTGGAAAATACATTTTAGGAATCACAACAGACGGAAAAATGTACTCATCAAGTAAGGTAGCTCGTGACAGGGACAGGTTGCGTGAACAGGTATTGACAGGACTTGGATGGAGATTATATCATTTATGGTCCACAGATTGGTATAGAAACAGAGATCTTGGACGTAAAAAACTTCTGGAAAATGTTGAAAAGTCAATCAGGGAGGCACGTGAAGAGGAAAGACGCAAATCTGAAGCAGAGAAAAAATTGGCTGAACAGAGAAGACGGGAAGCCGAGAAAAAAGCTGAAGAATTGCGCATAGCACGTGAAAAAGAAGAAGCCGAGAGAAAGGCACAGGAAGAATCAGAAGAAATCCCTCCTGAAGATATCGGACCTGAAGACTTTGTGGAAGTTGAAAAGGCTGAAGACGACATTTTGGAAAGGCCTATTGATGTGGGCGAACTTGACCCTGAGGAATTCTTCAAGGAAGTTGCAGCAGAAGAGGTGGAAACTCCTGTAGAACCTGCTATTAATGATGATAACCCTTCACAATCATCCGGATCAGAGTTTGTTGAAGTTGCTGATGATGAGGATGATGGTTTTAAAGCTGAAGAAACAAAATCAGAATTTGTTGAAGTCGAAAACACTGATTTTGATGAGTTAAATATATCTGAAACTCCTAAAGTGAAAGAAGATGAATCTAATGAAAAGGACTTTGATTCTGAGGTCTGGGAATCTGATGAGGGAGTGGCTCCTGAAGACAATGCTGAAGTTTGGGAAGATGAAAAGGACTATTCTGATGATAATGTTTCCCAAAGTGTTGATGTTGAAGATGGGGTATCTCAAGAGGATGATTTAGATGGGGATGTTTCCCAAAGTGTTGATGTTGAAGATGGGGTATCTCAAGAGGATGATTTAGATGAAGATGTTTCACCTAGTGTTGATGTTGAAGATGAAACATCTGAAGAGGATATTCCTGAAGAAGAGCATCACGTTTCATTTAAGGATAAGGTCAAATCATTTTTAAATCCTGGCCATTCACTGCTTGATGATTCAATAGTTGATGAGGAGAATGTTGAGGAAAAAGATGGGGAAAAAGAATCTTTCTTCAGTTCCCTTAAATTCAAAAAGGATTTAGACGGCGATTCTGATTTGGAAAGTCAAGAATCAGATGAGTCCTCAGAAGAGGTCAAAGAAGAGCCTGAAGACATTGTTGATTCAAGTCAAGATGAGAAGGTTGACTTGGGTGATGATGACGATTATATCATTGTTGATCATAGCGATGATGAAGTGACTGAGGAAGTCAAAGAGACTCCTAAGGTTAAATTTGACAAGAAAATTGAAAAACCTGTTAAAGAGGAGTTTGTTGAACCTGAGGTTGTTGATGAGCCTGAGGTTGTTGATGAGCCTGTTAAAGAGGAGTTTGTTGAGCCTGAGGTTGTTGATGAGCCTGTTAAAGAGGAGTTTGTTGAGCCTGCGGTTGTTAGTGAGCCTGTTAAAGAGGAGTTTGTTGAGCCTGAGGTTGTTGATGAGCCTGTTAAAGAGGAACCTGTCAGTGAAGCTTCAGAAGATAAGGTTGATTTGGGCCCAGACGATAATTACATTTACGTTGACCACAGCCATGATGACGAAAGGGTCTATCCTGAAGAGGAAAAAATCGAATTTGGCTTTGATAATGATTACCAAGATGATGAAATAAAAGATGAACCTGTTGAGGACGAAGCAACTGATAATCAGGAGTCCGAAACCACTTCACAGGAAATTGGAGAAAAACTCAGGCATAAACCTAGAAGAAACCTTCATGTCAAATCAAGAATTTCAGATGTTGTGATGGGCGAAACCAGACTCAAGCCGGAAGAAGTTAAGACAGTCAGAGGCGAGTTCATTGAAGAGGATGACGAGCCATTGCACAAGCCAGCACCTCGTGATGATTATGTGGTTGAAGCTGAAATAGTCGATGATGATGATGAGGAACTAAACATTTTTAATGATAACTTCTCCGATTCAGATAAGGATGATGAATTTTACTTTGATGAGGAAAATGAGGAATTGAATATCTTCAATGATGAGCTGCCTGATATGAACAATGATAAGGGCTCTGATGATGATGTTCTACACATTGTCGACAATGCGAAAAAGGAGTATCTTGATGATATCTTTGTCGGCGAAGAGATTAAGACTGAAACTGACAGTCAAGCGCCTCAAGAGAATGATATTCAAATGGAAAGGGAAGTTCCAGACATTGAGGAACCTCAAGATGAAATTCAAAATGAAGAGCCAGTTGATGAAAATGAGGCTCAAGTCACTCAAGAGGAAGCAGGCGATGGAGTCACATATTATCAGGGTTCAAATGATGTCACAAGCAAGCTGAGAAAAAACAATTTCTATTATGAGGAGGAAAGACCAAGAAGTGTCAAGGAATCCATACAGGGAATTAAAAAGGACATGAGATACATCAACAAGTCCCTTAAGGAAATTGAAAACCCAACACAAATCGATTACGTTTCCGTGGTTGACAGGACAGAGGAATATAATCCTGCCGACTATCTCAACATGCCAAGTGATGATGATTCCGATTTAATCATTCAAAGGGAAGAGGAGTTGACATTCGCTGAAAAAGAAGAGCAAAGAATTGAAAAGGAACTGAATGGAGATGCTCTTAACAATGAAATAAACGGTGATGAAGATGTTATCATTCCTGTCCATCAGCAATTCCAAAAAGAGGAGTTGAGGGACCAAGCGCTTGAGAACATCATTCAGTCAGCGGATGAGGACTATAAGGAAATCGAAAAGGAAAGATTCCAAAGGAACAATACATTGAAATCCTTCGATGATCACAAGCTGCCTGGAAAAAGGCCTTATGAGGACAATATTGTTGATTATGTTGAATCAGATGACATTGGATTGAATTCATCCGATGATTTATACAAGCAGCCTATCAACAAGGTATCAGATTCAGTTAAACTGATTGTTGATATTGAAGGGCCAATTCACGTTAATGAAGTTATAAACAGAATCAAGAACAGCTGTCATATAAAGCGTGCAGGATCCAATCTCAAAAAGACAGTTAACTCAGCCATTGTCAACGCCGAAAACAATGGTGAGATAATAAGGATTGGCGACTTTTTATATGACGCATCAAACAATGATGTTCTGATTAGAAGAAGAAATAAACCTAATATTGATTTGATTTCCGATGAGGAAATAGCAAAAAGCATAGAATTGGTTTTAACTCATAAGCAAAACATTACCACCAAACAGATTCCAAAAGAAACATCACGCAACTTTGGATTCAAGTCAACATCCAAAAAGACCGCTTCAAGAATCAACAGCGTATTGGACTTGATGATAGCTAACAATAGAGTTAAAATCGAGAATGATTTCGTTGAACTTAAATAA
- a CDS encoding PfkB family carbohydrate kinase, with translation MTLVVIGPVTRDLIVIGEEKSHKVGGATYYQSFVFEEFFNDYLAIVNCDDKSLINGFPDLDKVRVIEKDTTHFFINRYPQKDNPDVREQLSNFADIPICPEDLEEILPDEIDAFVINPLNRYDFPAETIDFLKGFNVPIFISIQGFLRLQDVNVNDNYTIKLENFEELASILSGVDAIFLDEEEANIIGVDYDVDEIVITNGSMGSRIISDVEIRIDPVKCENVVDTTGCGDTFMASYITQKLLLKSSEIAGNFASKIASEKIENFGPYTPNG, from the coding sequence ATGACACTTGTTGTTATCGGTCCTGTTACAAGGGACCTGATTGTTATTGGAGAGGAAAAATCCCATAAGGTCGGCGGAGCCACCTACTATCAGTCATTTGTATTTGAGGAGTTTTTCAATGATTACCTGGCCATAGTGAACTGCGATGACAAATCCCTGATTAATGGTTTTCCCGACTTGGATAAGGTCAGGGTAATCGAAAAGGACACCACACATTTCTTCATAAACAGGTATCCTCAAAAGGACAATCCTGATGTCCGGGAGCAGTTGAGCAATTTTGCAGACATTCCGATTTGTCCGGAGGACTTGGAGGAAATTCTTCCCGATGAGATTGATGCCTTTGTAATCAATCCGTTGAACAGATATGATTTTCCCGCCGAAACCATAGATTTCCTGAAGGGTTTCAACGTTCCGATATTCATTTCAATCCAGGGATTTCTGAGGCTTCAGGATGTTAATGTAAATGACAATTACACCATAAAATTAGAGAACTTCGAAGAGTTGGCCTCCATTTTATCAGGTGTCGATGCAATATTTCTTGATGAGGAGGAAGCAAACATCATTGGTGTGGACTATGATGTAGATGAGATTGTCATAACAAATGGAAGTATGGGTTCCAGAATCATTTCGGATGTGGAGATAAGAATCGATCCGGTAAAGTGTGAGAATGTTGTGGATACGACAGGCTGCGGCGATACCTTCATGGCCTCATACATCACACAGAAGTTATTGCTGAAATCATCTGAAATTGCCGGTAACTTCGCATCAAAGATTGCAAGTGAAAAAATTGAAAATTTTGGCCCATATACTCCTAATGGGTAA
- a CDS encoding cation diffusion facilitator family transporter, whose product MRIDTHHHHKKAGENLAFVFFINLAFNIVVIAAALATNSMAILADFIHDASDTISIALAWFLEHVAQRDSTDKYSYGYQRFSILGAVIISIFVIIMAFVILSEAIPRLFAPEGVDAGGMLAVAIVGIVFKFVSVYRLHKGETYNEKAIFFHQLGDIFEWVAILILSLVLMFWEGAQYLDPFVSIGIALWLIFNLGRNLYKSIEVLLQKTPDYFDVDEFRQSIEDIEGVNAIDDFHIWSLDGIDSVMTLKVDVDFGKDVGEIKKEIYVISKKYHVVDITIELE is encoded by the coding sequence ATGAGAATAGATACACATCATCATCACAAGAAGGCGGGCGAAAATCTGGCCTTTGTGTTTTTCATAAATCTGGCATTCAACATAGTGGTCATAGCTGCCGCTCTTGCCACAAACAGTATGGCGATACTTGCGGATTTCATTCATGACGCATCTGACACCATTTCCATAGCTCTGGCATGGTTTCTGGAGCACGTTGCCCAAAGGGACTCAACAGACAAGTACTCCTATGGATATCAGAGGTTTTCAATTCTTGGAGCGGTCATAATATCCATTTTTGTCATAATAATGGCATTTGTGATTTTGTCAGAAGCCATTCCAAGGCTGTTTGCACCTGAAGGTGTGGATGCAGGGGGAATGTTGGCTGTGGCAATAGTTGGAATAGTCTTCAAGTTCGTTTCCGTCTACAGATTGCATAAGGGCGAGACATACAACGAAAAGGCTATTTTCTTCCATCAGCTGGGTGACATATTTGAATGGGTGGCCATCTTAATATTGAGTCTTGTATTGATGTTTTGGGAGGGTGCGCAGTATCTTGATCCTTTCGTTTCAATTGGAATTGCATTATGGCTGATATTCAACCTTGGAAGAAACCTCTACAAGTCAATCGAGGTCCTGCTTCAAAAGACACCGGATTACTTCGATGTTGATGAGTTCAGACAATCCATTGAGGACATCGAGGGTGTTAATGCGATAGATGACTTCCATATCTGGTCTCTTGACGGCATAGATTCCGTCATGACTCTTAAGGTGGATGTGGACTTCGGAAAGGATGTCGGTGAAATCAAGAAGGAGATTTATGTCATTTCAAAGAAATATCATGTTGTGGACATTACTATAGAACTGGAATGA